The Chrysemys picta bellii isolate R12L10 chromosome 10, ASM1138683v2, whole genome shotgun sequence genome segment tatggtattgccccCTTTACGTCTGCactcctgcctgcagagctgggccctcagtcagcagccgccactctctggcagccaagctctgaaggcagcagcacagaaataagggtggcctggtatggtatttcACCCTTAcgtctgtgctgctgttggtggGGTgttgccttcaaagctgggtgcccagccagtaGCCACCAGTctggtcacccagctctgaaggcagtgcagaagtaagggtggcaatactgtgatccTCCCAAaataaacttgtgacccccccccccctgcaactcccttctgGCTCAAGACCCCAAATTTGAGAAATGCTCTCCTGTGAAATCTGtctagtatagggtaaaagcacacaagaccagatttcacagtccgacacatttttcatggctgtgaatttggtagggcctaaTCATGTTGTATAggtttctctgctagattgaagagcccattattaaatatttgttcttcatATAGGCACTTAAGACTAATCAAATCACTCCTTAACCATCTCTGTTTAGCTAGATTTGAGCACCTTGGGTCTCAcgataaggcatgttttctaacctttaatcattcttgtggcttttctttaaaccctctccaatttatccacatttttgaactgtggacaccagaactggacacaatattccagctgctgTCATAtccatgccaaatacagaggtaaaataacctctctactcccacttaagattcccctgtttatgcatcccaggattgctttagctcttttggccacagcatcacagtgggagctcatgttcacctGGTTATCCACAATGCTCAAATCCTTTTCAGTCACTGCAtgccaggacagagtcccccatcctgtaagtatggcctacattctttgttcccagatgtgcaCATTTACttgtagccatattaaaatgcatcatGTGTGCTGGGTAGACATGGTGTAAGCAATCTAGATAGATCTGAATCAGTGACTTgtgcttttcattatttacctggctcagggctaaaaattgccCTATAGttttgggctctgaaacccatgTGAAGGAGGAGAGTCTTGGAACCCAGCCTCCAGCCTGAGCTCTAATGTCTGCACTGCTCTTCTTAGCCCTGCAGCCAGAGTCAATGGACTGGCTCTGAGACTCCATGGCAGAGGgagtatgggttttttttaatgttgtgtaGAAGTACAGGAAATGACTATTAACTTTTAGCTGTTCAGTTCCTCTTGGTTCTGACAAGAtgtaatatagaattccccccaTGTTGACCGCAACCCTTTGAGTTTGGAAATTATCTCTAGTGTTCAGAAATTCCAAAGATGTTtcagtactggcagcatgagacttcAAGCATATGTCAGTCACACTGAAGTCCTCTATGATCAGTCTTTTTTCCATTCTCATTGTAGAGAGGTGGCAGTCATTCTCCTGTTCACTCTTGTGATTTGATCTGTAGCATACACTGACTAATACCTCATCTTGTGCTTTcaacattgatccataagcattcaggaTCATTTTCTTCGGCGTCATTCACTACTTTGGTCCAGTAGGAAATGTACCATATGTAACCTATGAGTCTAAGCTAAGGCAAAATGATGTTGAATAAAAAGTTAACACTTTTAATGTATGGCCATGCAAATTAAAAGGCTTTGTATGAAAGAGGGCTAATACTTATTTTTCCCAAGCAAACAAATGAGCAAAACCAAAGACAGCAAGAGGGTGGGCTGCCAGAATCTGTAGCACTGGCCACGTAACACTAAAGCTACTGAATAAGGCAAAACCATAATATCCCTGTATGATTGCATTACAGCTCTTATTTCTGTATTTCAGGAGTTCCAAGATGCTGCTTCAGACATCTCAAAACTGACAGCAAGGACTGAAGAACCATCTTTAAGATCTGATAATTGTCCTGAAATCCTGACCATGTCTATTATGGATCACAGCCCTACCACTGGAGTGGTGACTGTAATAGTCATTCTGATTGCTATTGCTGCTCTTGGTGCCTTGATATTGGGCTGCTGGTGTTACCTGCGTCTGCAAAGGATCAGCCAGTCTGAAGATGAAGAGAGCATTGTGGGAGAAGGAGAAACCAAAGAGCCTTTCCTTTTGGTGCAGTATTCTGCTAAAGGACCTTGTGTAGAGAGAAAAGCAAAGCTGACTCCTAATGGCACAGAAATTCATAGCTAACTTCGAGCAGCACAGATGTGTATTTGGACTACACTTAAGATGTCTGTAATCAGCAGAACTGATACTGTGAAGAAACTGGACATACATACTGCTCTCTCGTAAAACACCTTGAGATAAGACTTCAAAGTTATGGTTTTGTTGGTTTGCCACTGCATGCACTGAGAAACTAGACTATCCATCAATCCTGTATTTTAACTCCTTAGTGCTAAGAGGTGACTTCTCTGGTATAAAGTCCATTGCTGGCAATGGACATGCAGGGATATGCTGGCATGAAAAGATTAATTGCATTTTTGTTACTTGAATGTTTAGCTGAGCCTATTTTGATGGAACTACTACTGTAATGTGAACTACTTAAAACTGTGAACTGTAAATAGGCTGCCAGGAGTTCTGGCTTTTTGTTATCCAGCATATGGAAGTGGTATGAAGTTATTCTTAGTAACACACATTTGGACTTCTGAGCCACATGATTACAGAGCGGATGCCAGACCTTCAAAACCAAATCTGCAGTTAAAGCCTGTTTCTGCTATGACATTCTGAGTGAATAACCATAAAGACAGAATAGTTgctttttagttttagtttttaaacctCTTATGGGACTGAGTCAGAACACTTTCCCTGAATGCAGGTATATATAATCTCATTAA includes the following:
- the SNN gene encoding stannin isoform X1 — its product is MTLFHSCQNNKEESLTSLKASIGSCLFLKIQEFQDAASDISKLTARTEEPSLRSDNCPEILTMSIMDHSPTTGVVTVIVILIAIAALGALILGCWCYLRLQRISQSEDEESIVGEGETKEPFLLVQYSAKGPCVERKAKLTPNGTEIHS
- the SNN gene encoding stannin isoform X2, encoding MSIMDHSPTTGVVTVIVILIAIAALGALILGCWCYLRLQRISQSEDEESIVGEGETKEPFLLVQYSAKGPCVERKAKLTPNGTEIHS